DNA from Drosophila busckii strain San Diego stock center, stock number 13000-0081.31 chromosome 2R, ASM1175060v1, whole genome shotgun sequence:
AACGTCCCGCTctaagtacatatgtatattaattttaactttattatcTTAGGATTATAAAGTGCTGCCTTGTATTTCTTTACTTAGTGCCAAAATGCTTGGGTATTTTATCATTTAtcatttgttttagttttgataTCAAGCATTGATTcgatttaattgtatttatatatatttgattataaaataaGTTTCTTTCTGACAGCTGCTAATAAAATTTCAGTTTCAAGACTAAGTTAAGATACTTTCAaatatagttattttttaagaaGTCGCTTTAGtttcacaacaaaaaaatttaaaaccaaTCAAATAATTTCTGGTTAAAGTCacttattttgtatttcaattacTTTCGCAACTGTAGCATGAGTGTAAACAGCGAATAGGCAAATTTCACTGTACCAAAAAAGGCGTCCACGTGTATGGGAATCATGCCACCTGCCACAGCTTGAACTGGTTCTTCAACGAGCGCTCCACAAACAGCATCATCTTGCGCTTGAAGCTGCGCGACTGCGTCACCCAGTTGCAACTAAAGGCCGCATAGTGCAGTTTGCCAAACCAAAGGACAACATCAGTTGCGTAGTAACAGGTTGGAAAGatttgcattggcattgccagAGCGTAGAAGAAGAAATATGCACGTGCCATGGGCTCTGTGACAAAAAGGAGCAATgcagcaatgccaatgcaaatattgaGACCTGATACGACAAATTGTACGAGCATTGGCCAGGATATAAAGGACTCAACCGTTTGGAAATAGTCTGTGAAGTGAATTGAGAAATTTGCTTCAGTTGTTCTTTAATTAAGCTTCTGCTTCACTTACTCCAGCAAATTTTATGATCTGTGATGCAGTTTTCCAGTTCGGTTTCCGCCAGCTGTTGGTCTAACTTTGACTGCAACCTCGAACCCACTCCAATAACTTCAATGCGCTTATAAGagcattttaatatgcattaatgTAATACAGAGCAAAACAGCGGGCATAGAATCATTCGCATAAGTTTGTAATAATGCAAAACTCATTGCAGATAATTGAAAAGTAtttgtcaaataaaaattgctagtGTAGAGTTGTGCCAATCATAAGGAAACCAGCCAGGGTACAACAGCTTGCGTTCGCTCTTGGAAGATAAACGACAATTCTGAAGTTAAGCCCACAGGCAAGTAACATGACCAATGAATAGCAAAGATCAAATTTCTCAGCTGCTTCCTGAGCTGATTATAAATGTTCAGTTGGGCAGTGCCTTGAACGCGTGAGTCCAATGACTTAAATGAGCAGGCGTTCCATGTGCATCGAACTTTCTGCAGATTATACAAGCAGATGAGCAATTTTAGCGATGCAAGCCAAAAGTGGCTATGAATGAGGTTAGATTTTTGATGTCATCGGTTATTGTATCATTGTTAAAGAGCATGACGCCCATGTGGAAAGGATTGTAAATCGTCACAAGCAGATGCAAAACTATAACATAGATCAAATAAATCCATGACTGTTGACTTCCGTAAATATGCAGCGCCAAATACTTTCCATACACGCCAATAAACGCTAATGAAACTTTTACTGTCAATATCGCTCGACATGATTGAAGATTGTTATAACTTTGGGCTGCGCCTGGCAATTAGCCTGACTTTATACTAGTCAGAATCAAGGTCATCGGCTTAAGTGCAAGTGCGTGGGTAAACGTACTGCAGCTTTGCCAATTCTCATattattgaattcaattgcTAACAGTCGGTCACAGCCGACATTATGATATGCTTAAGCAGGCACTTCAAGCTAACTTGATCTGCATATCAATCAGTCCTTATAGTGGCTTAAATCTAGCTGCTTATGCAGTAATACAGACGGTTTTGTGCAGTCTAATCTCTGAAAAGCCTCTTGTATAGTTTCTAAGTACAGGGTCTAACAATTTACGCCTACATTTggaataatatattttttctcacAATTTGCATCCACGTGCTAGTTCTAGTTTCGAGCTGCTTAAGGTTacttgtaattaataattaatgttaCAATCTATAAAATGTCAAGGAAATGACGCATGACATTAAGAACTTAGAAAATTAAAAGGCGATTTACAGATTTGTGAAAGCCAAAGCAAGCGGCTCAGATGCCTTTAATATGCGACTAATAATAAACCACAAATATGCAAGTTggtagcttttatttaaagcaatagtACCAATAAACATAGCTCTATAAATTGTACTTAAGATATGTATAAagatattaataaacaattaaatgcaagctgaatttttatttgcaaaataaactcaaaataatttgcaattgattcAAGACttctaaaataatttctgCATAGCTTTGAGTTTCCAATTATTTTCGCATGCGTAGTAAAATCGTAAACAGGGAATAGGCGAACTTGAGTGTTCCAAAGAAAGCGTCCACATGTATGCGTATCATGCCACCTGCTCTGGCCGCATTGTGCCTCAACGAGCGTTCCACGAACAGCATCAGCTTGCGCTTGAAGCTGCGCCGCTGCGTCAGccaattgcagctaaaagcCGCATAGTGCAGCTTGCCAAACCAAACGACAGTGTCGGTGCCGTAGTAACAGATGGGAAAGATTTGCATTGGCATGGCCAGAGCGTAGAAGAAGAAATATGCGCGAGCCATGGGCTCGGTGACGAAGAATAACATGCCAGCAATGCTGATGCAAATATTGAGCGCCGATGCTGCAAACTGTATGAGCATGGGCCAGGACATGAAGGACTCCATTAAATCGAACAGTCTGTGAAgtaaattaagcagcttagTTGCTGGCTTGGGCTCAAGGTGTGTGACTTACTCCAGCAATTGCTTGTGATCTGTAATGCAGGCTTCCAGTTCAGTCTCCGCTAATTGTGGCTGCAACTCTGCATCGGATTTCAAGCTGACGCCAATGTCCTCCATGCGCTTATAGAGCATCTTCGTATGCGCCGATATCAGGCAGAGCATAACTGCTGGAAAGCAATCGCTGACGTAGTTTTGTGCGATTTGTAtgaaaatgccaacaatttgaTAGACAtgcgttaaataaaaattaagcgtCGAATTGTACCAATTATAGGGAAACCAGCCAGGATACAACAGCTTGCGTTCCTCTTGGAATACAAACGACATTTCCGCAAAGACGGCCACAGGCAAATACAGAGCAATGAATACATAAAGAATATTTCTCAGCTGCTTGCTGAGCTGATCATAAATATGCCGCTGAGCTGCTCCCTTGACTCGTGAGTCCAATGTGGCCAACAAATGCTCCATCTGTCGCACTTTCTGTAGATTATACGAGTAGATGAGAATCTTTAGCGAGCAGGATAGCGTAACCACAAACGTGGTGAGGTTTATAATATCATCTTTTATAGTTGCATTGCTGAAGACCTTCACTCCCAAGTGCAGTGGATAGTAGAGCGTCACCAGCAGATTGATCAGCAGGGCATAGAACCAATAGAATCCATGCCAGCTGACTTGGGTGTAGGCAGCGCCCAGTAGTTGCCACATAAACCAATGGGCGCTAATGAAACTGGCACTGTGTATAGCACTCGACATATTCGCAGTGTGTTGTAGCTATGACTGGCGTCTGGGCCAAGTATTCTGGGTTTTATAGCTAGTTCAGACTCTAATTGGgtaattaacttaaatgctgtttgaataaattatagcCGGGGTGTGAAGTTGGGCAGCCGATTCATagaaataaagcaatttacagctatatttaaaataatatattatttaggTTTAAATGCAAGCATAGATAATTGCTGATGCATTctattttaaagaaaatgtaaaagaaTTTCTTGCAAGTCTTAAACTATTAAAAGCTCTTACAATAAGAAAATATGATATAgccatttgttttaaatattctttatgGTGTCAATTATATGACAATCattgtatacatttatttcatatatatatagacagtAAGCTAAGGTCTTGTCAGCCATGAATTTAGATAAGAATTATTAAGCTATTACTAGTGCGGAttagaaaatgtttttatcAGTCGGAACCaatttagtttctttttgAATAACGAACTGCTGTAATTCACGTTCAGTTCTTTAAGCtgattaacaataatttttgttttaagcaatttaaaaatattttataaatttcttttattggTTGCTTGTGGTCTGAAgtattatttaatacattttatcaAAAGCAAACTGTGATACGAAATATATGAGAACTTAATTCAAAGTACATTTATTGATTAcaaattctaattttaattaaaaaattgttatgatAACAGTTggttaaataaaaagagatAAAAGATTTAAAGTATGATAACTATTTTTGCATTCGTAGAATGAGAGTAAACAGCGAATAAGCGAGTTTTAGAGTGCCGAATATGGCGTTCACATGAATGCCCACCATTCCACCAGCCTTAGCGGGATCGTTCCTCAAGGAGCGCTCCACGAACAGCATCAGCTTGCACTTGAAGCTGCGTTGCTGCGTCAGCCAGTTGCAGCTAAAGGCCGCATAGTGCAGCTTGCCAAACCAAAGCACTGCATCGGTTGCATAGTAACAGGTTGGAAAGATTTGCATGGGCATGGCCAGAGCGTAGAAGAAGAAAGATACGCGGGCCATTGGTTCGGTAACAAAAAAGAGCATGGCGGCAATGCTAATGCAGATATTGAGTGCGGAAGCGCCAAACTGTATGAACACTGGCCAGGATATTAAGGACTCGAGTGTTGCGAAAAGTCTGTAAAGTGAAAGCAAATTACAGCGTTGCTGACTCTAAGATAAAGTCTATTACTTACTCTAACAAATGTTTGTGATCTGTGATGCAGGCTTCCAGTTCAGTTTCCACCTCCAGCTCTGACCCCACGCCCAACTGTTCAATGCGCTTGTAAAGCATTTGAATGTGCGCTGATGTTAAACAAAAGAGAACAACGGGAAAGGAATCGCTCGCATagttttgtgcaatttgcaaGCTAATGCCGCCAATTTGATAAACGTGTGCGGCGTAAAATTTCAGTGTAGAGTGCTGCCAATCGAAGGGAAACCAGCCAGGATACAAAAGCTTGCGCTCCGCTTGAAATACAAAGCTCAGTTCTGCAGAAGCGCTGACgagcacacaaacacatgcaaataTAATGATTAAGCTTCGCAGCTGCTTGCACATTTGATTATAAATCTGGCGTTGTGCCGAGCCCTGAATGCGTGTGTCCaaaattgccagcagctgctccatgTGTCGCACTTGCTGCAGATTATACGCATAGAAGATTATCTTAAGCGAGCAGGATATCGTCGCTACAAAGTTCGTAAGATTCTTAAGATCATCTATTATGGCTGCATTGCTGAAGAGTTTGGCGCCCAGGTGCAGTGGAAAGCAAAGCGTCACCAGCAGATTGATTGATATGGCGTAGATGCAATAAAGTCCTTGCCAGCTGAACTGTGTATATGGGGCAGCTCCTACTACTGTCCACACCCTCCAGTGACTGCCAATGAAACTTGCACTGTTGATAACGCTCGACATAGCTTTGGGTTGTCCCTGGGGAAGTGCTCTGTCTCTTATACCTAAGTTGTTGGGTTCTAATTAGGTAATTAGCTTAAATGCTGCTTGAATAAATTATGGCGGGTGAACTAAATTAGGCAGCTCAACCAATTTTcatgttattaaatttcttatgATTCAAGAATTTACGCCCACATTTTTACTAATGTAATAATCAAGTATAATACTTGATGctataataaagcaatttggTAGCAAATATAGTTAAAAGGAATTACAGCATTTTAAAGGTTAAAGAATCGTgatacaattgcaatttgtatataataattagctagcaaaaactttaaaattgtttctCAAGTGCGAATTTTGTGTGAAGTGTGAAAGCATTTCATTGTATACTGCAgatatataagaaaatatatataagaatatttttttataaggcAATGTTTACTAATTTGTAACAAGCATGAACTTgtattatttcaaaaaaagaaacagcaaacatttaaagcaaaattagtGCAATTAGTTTAGGGATCTTGGAGAATAACTTGAACAAGAGAACGAGACACTACTCGAGTccttaaattgtaaatagttgTTCATGTTATGTTATCTTGTTATCTAGTTCCTAATTGCAAACAACGTTTTGCAAACAACGTTTTATAGCCATTAAGTTGGTTGATCAacgttaataaatatatatatgttaaactaaaaaagaaaaaggagAATAACTTGAGCAAACTAGCTCAGCAGATTGATTGTCCTTACTTATTGATTGCTTGTTAAGCTGCCAACAGTCCATACACTACTGAACTGCAAGAGTCCATGCGGGCTTACCTGATAGCCTCGCACTCAGCCTCAATCTCAGTTCAATTAAATAGAAGCTGTGAGCGCAATTCCCTCAGAGGGAGCGTGAGCGACAGCAGCGATGCTCATCTCTTTCATTAGTATGCACTCGATCGTGCGGTAGGGCTAGATATTGTTTTACTATAGTAAGTAGGAGAGCATGTGAGGAAGACTGGCTTCAGTGATTGCAAAAGGTTTTAGTATTAGCTGAACAATTTATGATAtgcattacattttattagtCAGTcgattgttttaatttatttattttgtaattagcataacaaaaaatcagcctgaaggccttttgttgctctggctataccaattgtaccatagaatttaattccaggctacaattaaaataaataaataaattatttttagaacaGAAAAGATAATCATTTTTTGTCTATTCAcaattttgtaattgaaagcaagttgaactaataaataaatgtctaaaaatcaattattttattagtcCAGTATGTTGGTCGAGCTCTAAGTGTTTTTTTAACCTGCGTAGGATGATGGATAAACAAGGAATTGGTGAAAAAAAGGATTCTAGGTAAATGCGTATCATGCCACAAGCTAATGCGGCTTCATGCCTCAGTGAGTGTTCTATGAAACGAATCAGccaattgcagctaaaagcCGCTTGCCAAACCAAACAACTGAGTGGGTTTTCGTACTAACAGGTGGGAGAGATTTGCATTGGCCAAAGCGTAGAGGCAGAAACATGCACGTACCATTGGCTCTAgaagaaagaaaagcaaagcagccaagccaaatATTGAGAGCTGATATAGCCGACTGCATGAAATCGAACAGTCTGTGAAGTAAATTAAGCAACTTAGACGAATGCACAGATTTGAAGTGTGCGACTTACTTTAGCAAATGTGGCTTCAACTCCAAAGCGTGAGCCACTTAATGTCATAAATTTCTATAGAATTTTACGCACAGCTGCAGTAGCTGCTAGTAAATGCTCAAAGCTGAGCTCCAATAAATGCTAATGACATGACAGCAGTTAGTTCTAACTGTAGCTAGGCCAAGTGTGCTGGCTTTTATAGCTGGTTCAGCTGACAGTTAATTAGGTAATTAGCTTAAacgctgcttaaattattaatcaaGCATGGCGTGTTCTCATggtattaaattattagttaaaacaatttacgcctacgcagctttaatttaaacatagcaattgaaatttctatTGCTATTTTCTAAAACTCTATTTTCCACGCACAATTTGCGTACTacaatgaaatgcatttactATTGTGCTAGTGTGAGCTGAGCtgattattttgaataattgttGTCGCTGGCAATAAGCTGGCCAACAATGAAGCTggcgctttgttgttggccaattgTCAGTTTGGGGCTTATTGTTGTCTGTCAAAATGTTTAGAGCTTTCAGCGTTGACGCTTTTAATAAGTCAATGCGCCAAAAATTccaacaccaaaaaaaaagaaaaacgtaTAAACGTTTcaaatttttgtagctgtcatgcaattagcacacacacacacacacagtcaaaactaaatgcatttttgcatacataaatCAGACTGTCTCTATTTGAGCTTTAATCATGCTATAACTTTTCgctttttgcatattgtatattcattttgttgtcgtcgttgttgttgctgtcgcgtctgtcaaaagttttatttacaatgcAAAACATTGTCGTGCATCACCAGTtgtcgctttatttttatgtgtgtgtctgtgtgt
Protein-coding regions in this window:
- the LOC108594815 gene encoding odorant receptor 59a; the encoded protein is MSSAIHSASFISAHWFMWQLLGAAYTQVSWHGFYWFYALLINLLVTLYYPLHLGVKVFSNATIKDDIINLTTFVVTLSCSLKILIYSYNLQKVRQMEHLLATLDSRVKGAAQRHIYDQLSKQLRNILYVFIALYLPVAVFAEMSFVFQEERKLLYPGWFPYNWYNSTLNFYLTHVYQIVGIFIQIAQNYVSDCFPAVMLCLISAHTKMLYKRMEDIGVSLKSDAELQPQLAETELEACITDHKQLLELFDLMESFMSWPMLIQFAASALNICISIAGMLFFVTEPMARAYFFFYALAMPMQIFPICYYGTDTVVWFGKLHYAAFSCNWLTQRRSFKRKLMLFVERSLRHNAARAGGMIRIHVDAFFGTLKFAYSLFTILLRMRK
- the LOC108594814 gene encoding odorant receptor 59a, whose amino-acid sequence is MSSVINSASFIGSHWRVWTVVGAAPYTQFSWQGLYCIYAISINLLVTLCFPLHLGAKLFSNAAIIDDLKNLTNFVATISCSLKIIFYAYNLQQVRHMEQLLAILDTRIQGSAQRQIYNQMCKQLRSLIIIFACVCVLVSASAELSFVFQAERKLLYPGWFPFDWQHSTLKFYAAHVYQIGGISLQIAQNYASDSFPVVLFCLTSAHIQMLYKRIEQLGVGSELEVETELEACITDHKHLLELFATLESLISWPVFIQFGASALNICISIAAMLFFVTEPMARVSFFFYALAMPMQIFPTCYYATDAVLWFGKLHYAAFSCNWLTQQRSFKCKLMLFVERSLRNDPAKAGGMVGIHVNAIFGTLKLAYSLFTLILRMQK